A stretch of Triticum aestivum cultivar Chinese Spring chromosome 1D, IWGSC CS RefSeq v2.1, whole genome shotgun sequence DNA encodes these proteins:
- the LOC123182870 gene encoding histone H2B.2-like, which produces MAPKADKKPAAENKVEKAAEKTPAGKKPKAEKRLPAGKTASKEAGGEAKTRGRKKGSKAKKGVETYKIYIFKVLKQVHPDIGISSKAMSIMNSFINDIFEKLAGESAKLARYNKKPTITSREIQTSVRLVLPGELAKHAVSEGTKAVTKFTSS; this is translated from the coding sequence ATGGCCCCCAAGGCAGACAAGAAGCCGGCGGCCGAGAACAAGGTCGAGAAGGCGGCGGAGAAGACCCCCGCGGGCAAGAAGCCCAAGGCCGAGAAGCGGCTGCCGGCGGGCAAGACGGCGTCcaaggaggccggcggcgaggccaAGACCCGGGGCAGGAAGAAGGGCAGCAAGGCCAAGAAGGGCGTGGAGACGTACAAGATCTACATCTtcaaggtgctgaagcaggtgcacCCCGACATCGGCATCTCCTCCAAGGCCATGTCcatcatgaactccttcatcaacgaCATCTTCGAGAAGCTCGCCGGCGAGTCGGCCAAGCTCGCGAGGTACAACAAGAAGCCCACCATCACCTCCCGGGAGATCCAGACCTCCGTCCGCCTCGTCCTCCCCGGCGAGCTCGCCAAGCACGCCGTCTCCGAGGGCACCAAGGCCgtcaccaagttcacctcctcctAG